From a region of the Haematobia irritans isolate KBUSLIRL chromosome 4, ASM5000362v1, whole genome shotgun sequence genome:
- the LOC142236714 gene encoding adenosine deaminase-like, whose protein sequence is MMPWKVWSVGVFFLACCCISVYGRQYGREELRATHMVQQPTSRASTRPSPEAYNSLRDIFFRYEESKSFGADIELTELELNANQIIMEAKTKEYEEGMIVPHLFAPSQHFFTVLDEIRQSPLFQIISKMPKGGVLHAHDTALCSTDFLIKLTYRENLWVCHNNEKKSMETFKFSKNKPEVTDPHDDCVWELMSKVRELYGTDQVDGYLRERFTLYPVQKFVDNNAAWEQFMGIFRLLDGLLLYVPVWADYYYNALEEFYADGVQYLEFRSTLPILYDLDGNKFTELDTVDVYKQTLDKFMAAHPNFIGSKLIYAPIRNVDDAGMEHFLKTCITIKEKYPSFIAGFDLVGQEEPGRPLKDFIPQLLSVPDDIDFFFHAGETNWFGSSVDENLIDAVLLGTKRIGHGFALVKHPLVLQMVKERNIAVEVNPVSNQVLQLVADFRNHPCSHFFADNYPVVISPDDPSFWKASPLSHDFYIAFLGIASAHSDLRLLKKLALNSINYSSLTPDQKIEALKKWQTQWDIFISNMVNGEDSNSAQKRLATNMID, encoded by the exons ATGATGCCTTGGAAAGTATGGTCAGTAGGTGTGTTCTTTCTGGCTTGTTGTTGCATATCGGTGTATGGACGGCAATATGGACGTGAGGAATTAAGGGCCACACATATGGTACAGCAGCCGACGAGTAGGGCATCGACGAGACCTTCACCTGAAGCCTACAATTCTCTACGGGACATATTTTTCCGCTATGAAGAGTCAAAATCATTTGGTGCTGACATTGAACTGACTGAGTTGGAGCTAAATGCCAATCAGATAATAATGGAAGCCAAAACGAAAGAGTACGAAGAAGGCATGATTGTTCCGCATCTCTTCGCCCCTTCACAGCACTTCTTCACTGTCTTGGATGAAATTAGACAGTCTCCACTCTTTCAAATAATTTCGAAGATGCCAAAGGGTGGTGTATTGCACGCCCATGACACTGCATTGTGCAGTACAGACTTTCTTATAAAATTGACCTATCGTGAGAATCTGTGGGTTTGCCACAATAATGAAAAGAAATCAATGGAAACCTTTAAGTTTTCCAAGAACAAGCCAGAGGTAACCGATCCCCATGATGATTGTGTCTGGGAGCTGATGTCGAAAGTGCGTGAATTGTACGGCACAGATCAGGTTGATGGATACCTTAGAGAACGCTTCACTTTGTATCCCGTTCAGAAATTTGTGGACAATAATGCAGCTTGGGAACAATTTATGGGTATTTTTCGTCTTCTGGATGGTTTATTGTTGTACGTTCCAGTTTGGGCTGATTACTACTATAATGCGCTGGAAGAGTTCTATGCTGATGGGGTACAATATTTGGAATTCCGTTCAACTTTACCCATT ctttacgatttggatggaaataaATTCACCGAACTAGATACTGTGGATGTTTATAAACAAACATTGGATAAATTTATGGCAGCCCATCCCAATTTCATTGGATCGAAACTGATATATGCTCCCATTAGAAATGTTGATGACGCTGGAATGGAACATTTTCTTAAGACCTGCATCACCATAAAG GAAAAGTATCCCAGCTTTATAGCAGGCTTCGATTTGGTGGGCCAAGAGGAACCTGGCAGACCTCTGAAAGATTTCATACCGCAATTATTGAGCGTCCCTGATGATATTGATTTCTTCTTCCATGCTGGAGAAACCAATTGGTTCGGGTCGTCTGTAGATGAAAATTTAATCGACGCTGTTTTATTGGGCACCAAACGCATTGGTCACGGTTTTGCTTTGGTGAAGCATCCCTTGGTATTACAGATGGTGAAAGAACGTAACATTGCTGTCGAAGTTAACCCGGTGTCTAACCAGGTCTTGCAGCTAGTAGCCGACTTCCGTAATCACCCCTGTTCTCACTTCTTTGCTGACAACTATCCAGTGGTCATTTCTCCTGACGATCCGTCTTTCTGGAAAGCGTCTCCATTGTCTCATGATTTCTACATAGCTTTCCTGGGTATTGCCTCAGCTCACTCCGATTTGAGACTTTTGAAGAAACTAGCATTGAACTCAATTAACTACAGCTCTCTAACACCCGACCAGAAGATTGAGGCTCTAAAGAAATGGCAAACCCAATGGGATATATTCATCTCGAATATGGTCAATGGTGAAGATTCAAACTCCGCCCAAAAACGTTTAGCAACCAATATGATCGATTGA
- the LOC142236712 gene encoding protein-L-histidine N-pros-methyltransferase-like has product MVRFVDIGAGDGEISAVLLKALTNPDVVIDAYATEASRTMREQLKKLNVKVLERLGEVNNVQFVSCLNVLDRCIDPIQLLEDIHQILATNGRCIIALVLPYMHYVESNSSHMPLRPLMTHWPSKAKQYYFKSEAAIFFRVLENVGFRIES; this is encoded by the coding sequence ATGGTTCGCTTTGTTGATATCGGTGCAGGTGATGGTGAAATATCTGCTGTCCTACTGAAAGCTTTGACAAATCCTGATGTTGTTATCGATGCATATGCTACCGAAGCCAGCCGAACCATGCGTGAACAACTGAAGAAACTGAATGTTAAGGTGTTAGAACGCTTGGGCGAAGTGAACAATGTCCAATTCGTCTCCTGTCTAAATGTATTAGATCGTTGTATTGACCCTATTCAATTGCTGGAAGACATACATCAAATTCTTGCTACGAATGGTCGATGTATTATAGCTTTAGTTTTACCCTATATGCATTACGTTGAATCGAATTCATCACATATGCCCTTGCGTCCTTTAATGACTCATTGGCCTAGCAAGGCAAAACAGTATTACTTTAAGTCAGAGGCTGCAATATTTTTTCGAGTATTGGAAAATGTCGGCTTCAGAATTGAATCTTGA